In Mycobacterium branderi, the DNA window CCGCGGTCCGGCCGAGCAGCACCAGGTACACCAGCAGCGCCACGCACATGAACGCAATCAGCAGCTGGAGACGTAGCACGCTGGTCATTGCAAGTCGAGCAGGGATTCGATTCCGACAGTCAGGCCCGGACGTTCGGCTACCCGGCGCACGGCCAGCAGCACACCGGGTACAAACGAAGTGCGGTCGATGCTGTCGTGGCGGATGGTCAGGGTTTCGCCGGCGGTGCCGAACAGCACTTCCTGATGGGCCACCAGGCCGGCCAGCCGCACCGAATGCACCGGCACGCCGTCCACGTCGGCGCCGCGGGCTCCGGGCAGGCTGGTGCTGGTGGCATCGGGGTTGGGCGGCAAGTCTTTTCGGGCCTCGGCGATCAGCTGCGCGGTGCGGGCCGCGGTTCCCGACGGCGCGTCGGCCTTGTGCGGGTGGTGCAGTTCGATCACTTCCACCGACTCGTAGAACGGTGCGGCCTGCTTGGCGAAGTGCATGCACAGGACCGCCCCGATGGCGAAGTTGGGCGCGATGATCGCCGCGGTGCCAGGTTTGGCGGCGAGCCACGACCGAACCTGTTGCAGCCGTTCGTCGGTGAAGCCGGTGGTGCCGACGACCGCGTGAATCCCGTTGTCGATCAAGAACTTCAGGTTGTCCATCACGACGTCGGGGTGGGTGAAGTCGATGACGATCTCGGTCTGGCTGTCGGTCAGCAGGCTCAGTGGATCGTCGACGTCCACCTCGGCGGACAGGGTCAGGTCGTCGGCGGCCTGCACCGCTTGCACCATGGTCGCCCCGACTTTGCCCTTTGCCCCCAGCACTCCAACCCGCATGGGTGCAGCCTAATGGTGGTCCCCTTCTCTACGAGCGTGCGTGTCTCCGCTCGTTCGCGGTGATCGAGTTGTCCACAGTTCGACTTTGATCCACAGGCCTACCTCCTTGGCCAGATTCTGTCGGTGGGCGTCGATAGTGTTTCGCACATGAGTTCGACATGCGTGGCCGATGCGGCGGAGCTGGTCGCCGCACTCGATGCGCTGGATGCGGCGGTGGCGCACATCCGCGAACTCAACTTCACCGGCTATGAGCCCGCGGCGCGGCTGCGCGCGCTGGAGCGGCTGGAAACCGCAGCGCGCCGCGAAGCCGTGGCCGGCCACGACATCATTACCAGCTTGACCCAGGAAGAGCCCGCCGACATCGGCGGCGCGGTACACAAAGTGGTCGCCGACTGGCTGCGGATCAGCCCCGCCGAAGCCCGCCGCCGGCTGCGCACCGCCGCACAACTGGCCCCGCGCACCTCGCTGACCGGCCAACCCCTGCCACCCGAACTGCCGGCCACTGCGGTGGTCTGGCGCGACGGGCACCTCGACACTCAACACCTGCGGGTGATTCAGAGCTTCATGCGCGACCTGCCCGCCGACACCCCGCCGCCCATCATCGAAGAGGCCGAAGTCTTCCTGGCCGACCAAGCCACCCAGCTGCGCCCCGACCAGCTGGCGAAAGTCGCCGACCGCTACGCCATCACCATCAACCCCGACGGCAAATTCTCCGACGAGGACCGCGCCCGCCAACGCGGCTTTAGCTGGAGCCCGCAACGCCGCGACGGCATGAGCATCGCCAAGCTGACCGCCACCCCCGAACTGCGCGCCAACCTCGAAGCCTGGTTCGCCCGCTTCGCCGCTCCGGGCATGTGCAACCCCGACGACCCTCAACCGTGCACCACTGGCGAGCCGCCCGAAGAACTGGCCCGCGCCGACGCTCGCGGGCATGCCCAACGCCAACACGACGCCCTCAACGCCCTGGTTCGCGGCCAACTGGGTGACCCCAAGCTCGGCGTGCACAAGGGCCTGCCCGTCACCGTGATCGTGTCCACCAGTTTGGCCGAGCTGTCCGCGGGCACCGGGCACGCCGTCACCGCCGGCGGCACGCTGCTACCGATGCGCGATCTGATCCGCATGGCCAGCCACGCCTACCACTACCTGGCCGTGTTCGATGAGCACCAAAACCGGCCGCTGTATCTGGGCCGCACCAAACGTATTGCGTCACCAGATCAGCGCATCGTGCTCTACGCGAAAGATCGCGGCTGCACCCGGCCGAACTGCGACGTGCCCGGCTACTGGACCCAGGTTCACCACAAGAAAAGCTGGGCCCGCGGCGGCACCACCGACATCACCAACCTCACCTTGGCCTGCAAACCCGACAACGATATCGCCGAAAACGACTGGCTCACAACACAATCAGCCAACGGCCAAACCCAATGGATCCCCCCGCCGCAGCTCGACCACGGCCAACCGCGCATCAACAACTACCACCACCCCGAACGCTACCTACCCCACAACATCAGCTCCCGCATGAGTGGGAGAACAACAGCGCCGGCCACGAGACAATGGACGCCATCAGCGTCAGCAACGCCTCGTTGCCCTGCTCGACCTGTACTTGATGCAGTTTCTCGCCGTATGCACCCGACACGACAGCGCCGACGAGCAGGTAGGGAATCGCGGTCAGCAGCGCAATTTCGACGAGTGCGCCGATGCTGACCGGAAAGTTCAACACCCGACGCAAGGCGGTGAGCAGCATCAGGCACACCCGGCCAATCCCAGCGCCGGCCACAGCAGGATGGAGAAAAGTAGCGACATCATCAGGTCCACGCCCTGCAGCTGATCGAGATGAGCGGCATGGTTGCTGGTCCAGACAATGCCCATCGCCAGGTAGGGAACGCCCAACACAACACCGATGCAAAGGATTTCGATGATGGTCAGTTGAAAGCTCAGTAACCGTTCGATCGCGGTGAGCACACCGGTATGTTAACGGCCATTCTTCGTAGTCGTCGTGGATTCAGGTCGACGAGTTGGCCTCGGCGCGTTCCTTCAACCGCTGCAAGGTGAGGCGGATGTGCTCGGCGTTGGCGGCGGTCCGGTCACGGACACCAGTAGTCAATGGCGTGACCCGGCGAATCCAGCGCCACCGGTGGTCCCAGGTGCTCTCGGTGACGCGGCATCCGCCGTCGGCAGGGACGAAGTCGTATTGCCAGCGTGCCACCGGGATCACGCCCGAGCGCACCTCGAAGGCGAATACCCGCCCCGGTTCGGCGTCGGTGACTGTGCACGTTGTGCTCCAGCGCTGGCTGCCGTTTCGGTTGGCGCCGGTGAACACCGCGCCAGGGCGGGCGACATCACCCTTGCGCCACCGCATGGCAACGGTCTCCTCGGCCACCGACGCGAGCGTTGGCAGGTCCGTGACCAGCTCGTACACCTCGTCGGGACTCGCGTTGATGTGCACTGTGGCCGTGGCGGAGGCATCAGTCATTGGCTGATGATAAGCGCAGCAATCGGATGCTCTCCTCGCGCATGTCGACCTTGCGAACCTTGCCGGTGACGGTCATCGGGAACTCATCGACGACGTGCACGTAGCGGGGGATCTTGTAGTGCGACAGCTTTCCTGTCGCGAAGGCACGCACCGCATCGGCGTCGAGCGGGCGGCGCCCCGGCTTCATCCGAATCCACGCGCAGATCTCTTCGCCGTAGCGCTCGTCGGGCACGCCAACCACTTGCGCCTCGTCGATATCGGGATGGGTAAGCAGAAATTCCTCGACCTCGCGCGGGTACACGTTCTCCCCGCCGCGGATCACCATGTCCTTGAGCCCCCCAACCACGTTGCAGTATCCGTCTTCTCGCATCACCGCAAGATCGCCGCTGTGCATCCATCCGTCGTCGTCGATCACCTCCCCCGTCTGAGCCTCGTTTCGCCAGTAGCCCAGCATCGCCGAGTAGCCGCGAGCGCAGAACTCCCCCGGCTGGCCACGCTCGACAACCTCGCCGGTATCCGGATCGACGACCTTGATCTCCACATGTGGGTGCGCCCGGCCGACCGTTGCCGTCCGGCGGTCGAGGTCGTCGTCAATGAGCGTCTGGCACGACACCGGCGACGTCTCCGTCATGCCGTAGGCGATGGCCACCTCCGTCATATTCATCTCGGCCACACAACGTTTCATCACCTCGACCGGGCATACCGACCCAGCCATGATCCCGGTGCGCAGCGAGGACAGGTCGAACGCGGCGAAATCGGGATGACCCAGCATCGCGATGAACATCGTCGGCACGCCGTAGACACCCGTGCAGCGTTCGGCCTCGATCGCGGCCAGAGTGGCCCCGGCCTCGAACACCGGCGCAGGGATCACCATGGTGGCGCCATGCGTGGTACAGCCCAGGTTGGCCAGCACCATTCCGAAGCAGTGGTAGAACGGCACCGGTATACACAGCCGATCGGCAGGCCCCAAGCCGATCAGCTCGGTGGTGAAAAAGCCGTTGTTGAGGATGTTGCGGTGCGACAGCGTCGCGCCCTTGGGAAATCCGGTGGTTCCCGACGTGTACTGGATGTTGATCGGGTCGCGGTTGCTCAAAGACGCGCCGCGGCTGCGCAGTTGGTCGACGGGGACGTTCGATCCGCGCTCGCGCAGGGCGTCCCAGTCGTCGGTGTCGAGAAAGACGACGTCGCTGACACTGCCGCACTCGTGCCGCACCTCGTCGACCATGCGCGCGTAATCCGACGACTTGAACGCGGTTGCCGAAATCAGCGTCCGGACACCGGATTGGTTGAGCGCGTACGCCAATTCGTGGGTACGGTACGCAGGATTGATGTTGACCAGGATGGCACCGATCTTCGCCGTCGCGTACTGCACGATCGTCCACTCGGCGCAGTTCGGCGCCCAAATGCCAACCCGGGCACCGCGTTGCACACCGAGCGCCATCAGCCCCCTGGCGATCAGATCGACCTCGGCATCGAGCTCGCCATAGGTCCAGCGGCGCTGTCGTGCAACGTCGATTAGCGCCCACGCGTCCGGGTTCGCCGCCACCACGCGCTCGAAATTCGCCCCGATGGTCTCCTCGAGGATCGGCATGTCCGTCGGGCCGGCGTCGTACGACTTCATCGGCGTCAGACCGGTGCCGCCCCGCGCAAATGCTCGAAG includes these proteins:
- the dapB gene encoding 4-hydroxy-tetrahydrodipicolinate reductase, which gives rise to MRVGVLGAKGKVGATMVQAVQAADDLTLSAEVDVDDPLSLLTDSQTEIVIDFTHPDVVMDNLKFLIDNGIHAVVGTTGFTDERLQQVRSWLAAKPGTAAIIAPNFAIGAVLCMHFAKQAAPFYESVEVIELHHPHKADAPSGTAARTAQLIAEARKDLPPNPDATSTSLPGARGADVDGVPVHSVRLAGLVAHQEVLFGTAGETLTIRHDSIDRTSFVPGVLLAVRRVAERPGLTVGIESLLDLQ
- a CDS encoding SRPBCC family protein; its protein translation is MTDASATATVHINASPDEVYELVTDLPTLASVAEETVAMRWRKGDVARPGAVFTGANRNGSQRWSTTCTVTDAEPGRVFAFEVRSGVIPVARWQYDFVPADGGCRVTESTWDHRWRWIRRVTPLTTGVRDRTAANAEHIRLTLQRLKERAEANSST
- a CDS encoding AMP-binding protein: MKSYDAGPTDMPILEETIGANFERVVAANPDAWALIDVARQRRWTYGELDAEVDLIARGLMALGVQRGARVGIWAPNCAEWTIVQYATAKIGAILVNINPAYRTHELAYALNQSGVRTLISATAFKSSDYARMVDEVRHECGSVSDVVFLDTDDWDALRERGSNVPVDQLRSRGASLSNRDPINIQYTSGTTGFPKGATLSHRNILNNGFFTTELIGLGPADRLCIPVPFYHCFGMVLANLGCTTHGATMVIPAPVFEAGATLAAIEAERCTGVYGVPTMFIAMLGHPDFAAFDLSSLRTGIMAGSVCPVEVMKRCVAEMNMTEVAIAYGMTETSPVSCQTLIDDDLDRRTATVGRAHPHVEIKVVDPDTGEVVERGQPGEFCARGYSAMLGYWRNEAQTGEVIDDDGWMHSGDLAVMREDGYCNVVGGLKDMVIRGGENVYPREVEEFLLTHPDIDEAQVVGVPDERYGEEICAWIRMKPGRRPLDADAVRAFATGKLSHYKIPRYVHVVDEFPMTVTGKVRKVDMREESIRLLRLSSAND